One Thalassotalea hakodatensis DNA segment encodes these proteins:
- the recB gene encoding exodeoxyribonuclease V subunit beta, which translates to MSAIEFLPLMVANMPLKGRHLIEASAGTGKTFNITRIYLRLLLERKLTVQQILVMTFTKDATEEIRGRIDQFLRTTLNDWEELILSDDFFTEIAKITPPNEVKALLKRALLFLDEAAIYTIHGFCKTVLSQHAFATGTAFNANLEAQQHDIITLAIEDWYRTLSIKEPDTFALVSEFWLTPQAFSQQFSRLIGYREPIEVKEPSDEIAQFCQLAMQAHSDLITAQPFLFEQLVNAKPAKEQESRTLEFTQLLDWLKACSDNYEYSQETMPTSFFNGRRFGRSKVKEQLVEIFSTVNLVKKRKDSLLSDIRKLYALKAITSGLANINENVVEQKRQQKMLSFDDLIQSLADTLTDSSAEPLIRTLTAQYPFALVDEFQDTDQEQYRILNALYQDQENTGLVMIGDPKQAIYGFRGGDIFTYMAARKAATYRWRMNTNWRSTKAMITGYNRLFYGNALSGQAKAVFGFGIDYSVVDASPNPRSSILNCEKALNFIHFPTEDDKPVTQSFRQSMANWCANKIISLLKEQPELRAQDIALLVRDGAEAQEIKQALKQAGLSSVYLSDRTNLWHSEETQHLIPLLKGILNPESDRYFCSAMANPLLAISPSEYYKIRGDDLQWQQYKQLFIDLKAIWVSQGFVTMALKLMHTLIAIKGHESERSLTNLLHLFELLQAKSQQLRQPDELLHWLEQQYQQELPDQETELRLESEENLIKIVTQHGAKGLEYPVVFIPFSTRAKNPLRFGTKNIQAITYHDENEHARVTLSADEQALTAMANEAYAESIRLLYVAVTRAEQHCFVLTTSFDKYHLSPLGKTLMLSANDDLLNAITQLAHEQPNEITVTVVDDILVEHYQQKQLDVKNAEVAKFQGNIERDWWLTSFTALNRNLRDVGVSQPERNDDPLNSQSELPNQALNVDHQGQLRFALTKGAAAGNLLHDILEHASFKEPNWSVDCQWPLNKYGALPDGFEQKHLYDWLDDIVGTPLIEQQTIDNFSLSTIDNSRCLKEVEFYFPLERVSTKALASFLLNHRKQQCQVHHIPEIQRQLYLPAFKSLKGMMHGFIDLIFEHQGKYYVCDYKSTHLGNDFSDYLPSALLVDIQRHHYDLQYLIYAVALHRHLKKQLPNYHPDQHFGGILYLYLRGMQPEQGTSGVFYTSISSLLLTQLDSLFDSQFVELGVNT; encoded by the coding sequence ATGTCAGCTATTGAGTTCTTACCCTTAATGGTGGCGAATATGCCCCTAAAAGGCCGTCATTTAATTGAAGCAAGCGCAGGAACAGGGAAAACGTTTAACATTACCCGGATTTATTTACGATTGTTATTAGAGCGAAAACTTACTGTACAGCAAATATTGGTGATGACTTTCACCAAAGACGCAACAGAAGAGATTCGAGGGAGAATTGATCAGTTTTTACGGACCACGTTAAACGATTGGGAAGAGCTAATTTTATCTGATGATTTTTTTACTGAAATTGCCAAAATTACACCACCTAATGAAGTTAAGGCTTTATTAAAAAGGGCTTTATTATTTTTAGATGAAGCAGCAATCTATACAATACATGGCTTTTGTAAAACAGTGTTATCACAACACGCTTTTGCCACAGGCACTGCGTTTAACGCAAATCTAGAAGCCCAACAGCATGATATTATCACCTTAGCGATTGAAGATTGGTATCGAACTTTATCTATTAAAGAGCCAGATACGTTTGCATTAGTGAGCGAATTTTGGTTAACACCACAGGCGTTTTCACAGCAATTTAGTCGGCTAATAGGGTACCGTGAACCCATTGAAGTAAAAGAGCCTAGCGATGAAATTGCACAGTTTTGTCAGTTAGCAATGCAAGCTCATAGCGATTTAATCACAGCCCAACCTTTTTTATTTGAACAGCTAGTAAATGCTAAACCCGCAAAAGAACAAGAAAGTAGAACATTAGAATTTACGCAATTACTTGATTGGTTAAAAGCCTGTAGTGACAATTACGAGTACAGTCAAGAAACAATGCCGACCAGTTTTTTTAACGGACGGCGCTTTGGGCGCTCAAAAGTTAAAGAGCAACTTGTTGAGATATTTTCAACCGTAAACCTTGTTAAGAAGCGTAAAGATTCGTTACTAAGTGATATTCGAAAACTGTATGCTTTAAAGGCAATTACTTCTGGGTTAGCAAACATTAATGAAAATGTTGTTGAGCAAAAAAGACAACAAAAAATGCTAAGTTTTGATGATTTGATCCAGTCATTAGCAGATACGCTAACAGATAGCAGTGCTGAACCCTTAATTCGTACACTGACGGCACAATATCCTTTTGCCCTTGTGGATGAGTTTCAAGACACTGACCAAGAACAATATCGTATTTTAAATGCGCTGTATCAAGATCAAGAAAACACCGGATTAGTAATGATCGGTGACCCTAAACAAGCAATATATGGTTTTAGGGGAGGCGATATTTTTACTTACATGGCGGCGCGTAAGGCAGCAACTTACCGGTGGCGTATGAACACAAACTGGCGTTCAACTAAGGCTATGATCACGGGTTACAATAGACTTTTTTATGGAAATGCTTTATCCGGCCAAGCTAAAGCTGTTTTTGGTTTTGGTATTGATTACAGTGTCGTAGATGCGTCGCCAAATCCTCGTTCAAGTATACTTAATTGCGAAAAAGCCTTGAATTTTATTCATTTTCCAACTGAAGATGATAAACCGGTTACTCAGTCTTTCAGACAATCGATGGCGAATTGGTGTGCCAATAAAATTATTTCTTTGCTGAAAGAGCAACCTGAATTGCGGGCTCAAGATATTGCTTTGTTAGTCCGTGATGGTGCGGAAGCACAAGAGATTAAACAGGCGTTGAAGCAGGCTGGATTGTCATCCGTTTACCTAAGTGATCGTACTAACCTTTGGCACAGCGAAGAAACCCAACACCTGATCCCATTATTAAAAGGTATATTAAACCCTGAAAGCGACCGTTATTTTTGTAGCGCTATGGCTAATCCATTATTAGCTATATCGCCTAGCGAATATTACAAAATTCGTGGTGATGACTTGCAATGGCAACAGTATAAACAGCTATTTATTGATTTAAAAGCCATTTGGGTATCACAAGGCTTTGTCACCATGGCATTGAAATTGATGCATACGTTAATAGCAATAAAAGGCCATGAAAGTGAACGGAGTTTAACAAATTTATTGCATTTATTTGAATTGTTACAAGCGAAAAGTCAGCAGTTAAGGCAACCAGATGAATTATTGCACTGGCTTGAGCAACAGTATCAACAAGAATTACCAGATCAAGAAACAGAACTTAGGTTAGAAAGTGAAGAAAATCTAATCAAAATAGTGACACAACATGGTGCTAAGGGATTAGAATATCCTGTTGTATTTATTCCTTTTAGTACTCGAGCTAAGAACCCGCTACGTTTCGGCACTAAAAATATACAAGCAATTACTTATCATGATGAAAATGAACATGCGCGAGTCACCCTGTCTGCAGACGAACAAGCATTAACTGCGATGGCTAATGAAGCTTATGCAGAGTCGATCCGTTTATTGTATGTGGCGGTTACTAGAGCTGAACAACATTGCTTTGTGCTTACAACATCATTTGATAAATATCATTTGTCACCACTAGGCAAGACCTTAATGTTATCCGCCAATGATGACTTATTAAATGCGATTACACAGTTAGCTCATGAACAGCCTAATGAGATCACCGTGACGGTAGTTGATGACATTTTAGTTGAGCACTATCAGCAAAAACAACTCGATGTAAAAAATGCTGAGGTTGCTAAATTCCAAGGTAATATAGAGCGAGATTGGTGGTTAACATCGTTTACCGCCTTAAATCGAAATTTACGTGATGTAGGGGTTTCGCAACCTGAACGTAATGACGATCCCCTAAATAGCCAAAGTGAATTACCCAATCAAGCACTTAATGTTGATCATCAAGGTCAATTAAGGTTTGCATTAACTAAAGGCGCAGCTGCAGGTAACCTATTACATGATATTTTAGAGCATGCTTCGTTTAAAGAGCCTAATTGGTCTGTTGATTGCCAGTGGCCATTGAATAAATACGGAGCGCTACCAGATGGCTTTGAACAAAAACATTTATATGATTGGCTTGATGATATTGTTGGTACTCCGTTAATTGAACAACAAACTATCGATAATTTTAGTTTATCGACAATAGACAATTCCCGCTGCTTAAAGGAAGTAGAGTTCTACTTCCCATTAGAAAGAGTCAGCACCAAAGCATTGGCGAGTTTTTTGCTAAATCATCGAAAACAACAATGTCAGGTACATCATATACCCGAGATTCAACGACAGTTGTACTTACCTGCATTTAAGTCATTAAAAGGCATGATGCATGGTTTTATTGATTTAATTTTTGAGCATCAAGGAAAATATTATGTCTGTGATTATAAATCAACGCATTTAGGGAACGATTTTAGTGACTATCTACCCTCTGCGTTACTTGTTGATATTCAACGTCATCATTATGATTTACAGTATTTGATTTATGCTGTGGCGTTGCATAGGCACTTAAAAAAACAGCTTCCTAATTACCACCCAGATCAACATTTTGGCGGAATTTTGTATTTGTATCTTCGTGGTATGCAGCCAGAACAAGGTACCTCTGGAGTTTTCTATACATCGATATCTTCATTATTATTGACCCAACTAGATTCGCTTTTTGATAGCCAATTTGTCGAGTTAGGAGTAAACACGTAA